GTGGATGCGTTGGAACTGGCGGAGCGACTTCTCAAATCAGGAGAGGCGCGATGAGCTTCTCAAAAGATGTCGTCGATTTGGCCCTTGTCGCTGCAGGACGCTGCTGTTGCATCTGCCACAAGTTCTGTGGCGTCAGGATCGAGACGCATCACATTCGGCCTGTTTCAAAAGGGGGAGACAAAAGCTTCGAGAACTGCATTCCCCTCTGTTTTGATTGCCACGCGGAGGTTGAACACTACAACGATCAGCATCCAAGAGGACGCAAGTTTTCCGAGAGCGAACTCCGGAAGCATCGTGACACATGGTTCTCGAAAGTCGAAGAGATGAATACGCTCACGCCGCTTCCCCACGATGCACCCCAGGTCATTCAGGCGGTTTCAGGAAAGGGCAACATGGTTGCCGGACGGGACTTGAACATCCGCACCGAGCGAGTGGTTGGCAAGGCGGTTGTCCAGACCGATCCGGGTGGCAAGCACATTTCAAACACGACAGCCCGCAAAATTCAGGACCTGGTGAAGGATTATATCGATATCCACACGACGGCGGGCAAAGACACGCAGCGAGCCGCGCAACGGATTTGGAGCAGCCTGAGAAACGAATTCAACGTGACCAGCTACAAGGAGATTCCCGCCCAGGATTCCGACCGCGCGATTCAATGGCTTCAGGCCCAGATCGCGATGGCAAGACCCAAAATCCGCAGGAGGGCCCCTGATAAATGGAAGGAGAGTCTATACAAGCCGATCTACGCACGCGCGGGCGAGCTTGGGATTTCCAAAGACGACCTCTATCTGCTGGCGCAAGAGCGATTGGCCCTCAAGAAACCGATCCGATCCATGAAGGAACTGACGCAGCGCGATCTTCAGCGGCTTCACCATGTTATGATCTATGAAGTCAAGAAGTCCGGGAGCAAGCCATGAAATCTAGTGGTTGTCAGGCAGAGGGATGAAATCCGGGTCAACACCACTTCGGGTCTGCCGGAACAGCGTGCTCTTTGCTAACTCGTTGAATGATAAGCGCTTTCGGATTGACATCCGAGTGGAGAACGGTTACGAAGAAAGTTGCG
This is a stretch of genomic DNA from Desulfoglaeba alkanexedens ALDC. It encodes these proteins:
- a CDS encoding HNH endonuclease; this translates as MSFSKDVVDLALVAAGRCCCICHKFCGVRIETHHIRPVSKGGDKSFENCIPLCFDCHAEVEHYNDQHPRGRKFSESELRKHRDTWFSKVEEMNTLTPLPHDAPQVIQAVSGKGNMVAGRDLNIRTERVVGKAVVQTDPGGKHISNTTARKIQDLVKDYIDIHTTAGKDTQRAAQRIWSSLRNEFNVTSYKEIPAQDSDRAIQWLQAQIAMARPKIRRRAPDKWKESLYKPIYARAGELGISKDDLYLLAQERLALKKPIRSMKELTQRDLQRLHHVMIYEVKKSGSKP